In Vibrio echinoideorum, the sequence ACTGGCGCCACGAATGCAAGAGGCCAATTTATCCAAGCAGCCAAAAATACCGCCAACGTGACGCCTACGGTATACCGCAGGATCCGTTGTTGTATTTGTTGGTCAATAATCGGCTTATCGGACATAAGACAATACGCTTATAAATCGAATCCACAGCTTACCTATTGCGTTAAAAACAAAGTTATCACCGCTATATACAATCACATCAGCCTGACCACCAACACGCAACATACCTTGCATATCACCACGTTCAAATTCAATCATGATCGGAAGCATCTGAGTTTGACGTAACCAGCCCGTTTGTTGACTCGCTTGAGCAAGCTTACCCGCTTGATCATTTTGCCCCCAGTCGACCCCCCAATCGATGCTACTCACTCGGCCTTTAACGATTTGTCCCGGAGCAAAATCGAGAGCGATTTCCACCTCATCACCAACCGTGACATTGCCTAAGCTATTTTCACGATAATAAGCTTCAATCCAAATATCTTCAGTTGAGACAAACGTCATTATGGCTTGCCCTGCAGAGGCATAGAAACCTTCTGACAAGCTGAAGTTAGACACTCCACCTTGAGTTGGCGCTTTGATAACCGTGCGTTCTAGGTTTAATTGAGCCTGCTCCAACGCCAATAATGCCGCTTTCACTTGGCTGTTCTCTTCGCCTTCTTTACCCATTTGTTGCTTCGCACCTTCAAGATCCGCCTCAGCATTGACAACGGCCGCTCGAGAAGTTGCTAGGGCTGCCCTAGCTTTATCAGCATCAGATTTAGAGACCACTCCTTTGTCGGCCATCTCCAATACACGCTTAGCTTGCAATTTGGTGTTCTGTCTTTCAACAATCGCTGACGTGAGCTTTGCTTGTGCAGAAGCAATACTCGCGGTTTGAGCACCGACATTCTGGCCTGCGATTTCTAAGTTCTGCTCTGCTTGTTGAACTGCAATTTGATAATCCGATTTATCGAGAAGCGCGAGTGTATCGCCTTGATTAACCAATTGATTCGGTTGGACCAAGATATCAAGCACCTTACCTGACACTTCTGGTTTAATTGGAACGATATAGCCTTTCACACGTGCGTTATCGGTTATTGGAATAATTCGATCGGCGATGACACTGAACAACAGTGTGACTGCGACAAACCCGAGAAGGTAATTGGTTACCTTCCTCACCTTGTCTTTACCTTTTTCTGGTTGGCTACTTTCTTCATTGTCGTCTTGCTTGTTCCCTTTGACTTCTGACATGGAACTCCCTTCTCAATAACTAACATCAACAAAATTAATATCTTAAAAATAAACCCGACGATGGAAAACTCAAGTAAATAGGGTTAGATTTACTAAACAAAACACTGTAAATGATATGCACGTCTAATAACGTATAGATACACAAGGATTGTTTGATCATGGCTACTCGCTCCTACCAAGTCCCAGTAATACAAACAAGTTATGCCAAAATCTTAGTTCAAGTTTTCACGGACTATGGCTTAGACCTGCATAAATTACTCGAAGACTCAGGCTTACCGTCCGATCTCATCGAATCAGAAAGCGACTTTGTGCCGTCAGAATCAATCAAACGACTGATTTATCTAACGTCGTCACAATTGGGCGTATCTCGATTTACGGACGTACTCGGTCTCGCCTTTAAACGAAGAATCATCCCATACGTCTTGCATCAGTTTACCGAGTTTGAAACGATTGAAGATTCGTTAAAACACATCAACACCATTTTCTCCTATGACTCTCCCGGTAGTAGAGTCGACTTTATTCAAGAACATGGGCAAAGTTGGTTTTGTCGAACCGCTCCTGAAGATAGTTCACCTATGTTCCAATGGGGTGAAGTTTTCGCGATCACCTACATCATTGAATTAATAACCATTTTATCTAAGTCCCCTTGGCAACCAACCAAAGTACGCTTGCAAGGACATGACACAGACATCGTTAAAACACTGCTTTCCAATCATTGCCAGTTGTTTGTCGATCATAACTCTACCGCGGTTCTGATCCCTGATGAGATCTTACAACTACCGATTCGTCTCACAGCTAAAGACTTGAGTAACAAGCCGGCAATCATTGAGTGGCACACGAGCTTTACTGACAGCGTTTACGAGCTACTCAAGCCCTACATGAAAGAGCAAGACCTCTCACTGGAAGAGGCCGCTGAGCTTCTAAACTTTTCGGTAAGAACGTTTCAACGCAAACTCAAAGGCGAAAATACAACCTATCGAAAAATAAAAGAGAACCTAATGTTCTCCGTAGCATGTGAGCTGATGGAAGAAGGCCATACGTTAACTTACATTTCGAGCCAATTGGGTTACACCAACATTTCCCATTTTTCTAGAGCCTTTAAGCGAGTCTCTGGTATTACTCCAAAGATTTACCAACGCTCAATTTCAGCTCAAGCACGACTATAATTAACCAAGGACAATTGGCTCTGGGCAACCTTGACTAGAGCTACATACCCTATTTCGGCCACTGCCTTTAGCACGATAAAGTGCTCTATCCGCACTTCGATAGCTTGCTTCAGCTTGGGTGTGTATTTCAGACACACCACTACTTACCGTCAGATTCAACGTTGTGCCTTTGGTAATCACTTCTTTTAATCGATGCATGGCTTCAAATGCTTCTGCCAAATTGGTCTCTGGCATCAAAATAGCAAACTCTTCGCCGCCAACTCGCGACACGATGTCGGTATCTCGACTGTTATTTCTCAATAATTCAGCTACCTCTTTAAGTGCCCTGTCACCTTGGTCGTGACCGTGGTTGTCATTGATAGCCTTGAAATGATCCAGATCGATCAAGGCTAAACAAGAATGTGTGTAGCCGTAACGGGCGGCTAGGTTTGAGTAGTTGTTTAAATCTTTATCAAAACGACGACGGTTCCAGCACCCTGTGAGAGAGTCTGTTTCCACCAGCATTCTCAGTCGACGTTCTAAGACTTTGCGTCGGCTAATATCAGTAAAGGTGACGACGTACTTTTCATTATTCGGCAGTAATTCAGTTAGTTTCTCCACGACAGCATTAACCGTAAAATGTTCACCAAGTCGGCTGATACCACTCAACTCCCCTTTCCATCGATAGTTCTGCTTAAGCGAAGTTGCAATAGTCGCTATCAAGCTATTATTGTTCATAAAGCAAAGGTCAGAAATTGGGCGAGCTTCGACTTGATCAAAGGCATAGCCTGAAACCCTAGAAAACTGTTGATTAACTTGTATTATCTTCAATTGACTGTCGAGGATGATAAAACCAGCGACACCATCAATGATCGCTTCAGACAGGCTGTTCTTGCTTTGAGTCATTTCATGTCGATAAAGACGTGCGGTAATAAGAGTACTGAGCAAGAACAAGGTGCAGACAGACATCACCATGGCCGCAGTAGAGGCAACACTCAGCAACCACAAACTGAACAACATATTTAAGACAAGTGCGGACACCACATATAACGGTATTTTTCGGTCAAAACTTAGCTTGTTCATAGTTTGCTCTGGTGATGGGCGGATCGCTATGATGACTAAGTTTCAATCACAATATTTACCATTTTACGACACATATAAATTCAAATTGCCCATCGCATAAAAAGCACAAAAGCCTATGCAACTCATTAGCAGATGATACCCACGTTATTCGCCCACATACGTTGCTACCCATGACAAACTTTAGTTATTGAGTAAGAAGAGCAAACTGCCACCGCTCAATGAACTGCCGTAATTGAAGTTAATGCCTACCCCAAAGTTGTCGAAAAAGTACGAATCATAAGGGACATCAAACACTAACCCTGTACCAAATTCATAGTAATAGTGAGTATCGAGTGGTTCTTTGAGATCGCCAGCGACATCAATCCGCCTGACGTTGTAGTGAATCTGTGGGTTCTTCAGTGACCAAGCATCGAGCACAACATTTTGTCTAAATTCAAGCTCATTAATAAATCGTAATCCTTCAGGGTTACCGATATCGCCATCATTCGCTTCTCCCCAACCCGTTCCATAAAAGTAACGAGCTCTTGAAGAGACATTCCAACTTCCCCACTCTTGTTTTTGCAAATATTTTAGTTTGACTGAGGGTTCACCAACCAATGCCCACGCTGACGTATTCAGTGCATAACCATCGAGTTGAGCTCGAAACGCTTGAGAGTAACTGTTGTTGTATTCGTATTTGTTGCGGTAATAGAGCAAGTGTGTGCCCAAGCCATAAGCAATAGACCAATGTTCATTTAAATGGCTTTGAAGCCCTAGAAAGCCATACAAGCCCAATACCGAGTCTTTATTTGGGTTAACACTGCGGTCGGGTGTTATGTCTGATGACACCTCAACATCCTGTTCAGAGAGCGCATAGGACCCTCGCACAGACCAAATGAGATCAAGATCAGGGTCATCGGTTTGAATCACGGAAGAATAAGGAATGGAACCGACACTGACTTGGCTTCGAGTATCGATGGTTTTATCGGAGCCAAAACCACTGTCGTTTAAGTTGATAAACGAGTTCGGGTCAAAATCGACAAAGCCAATTGAAACGGCATCACTGTCAGTGAGCGCAATGGATGCAGCAAATATTTTCTCCAAACGATTCTGGATCGCTTCATTGGATCCATAGGCCGAGGAAGAAATCAGGCTTGATAAAAGTAAAGCAATAGAAGGGGGATATGGCGATAGGGGTGAAAGCATTAAGTTGACTCCATTCAAACTTATGCTTCAAGTGTAATTGGTAACTTCACTATTTCAATCAGAGAGTTAACGGTGTTGTTGATACTGCTCTCAGTTCCAACTGTAAGAGCGTTGCTAAATCGATGGCTCCCCAAAGTTCTTCTACGTCTTGGATTCTAAAATGAATAATCATATGCGCCTCTGTTTAAATTGGAGTCTTATCTTGGATCATTCTTAAAAAGCTTACTTACCATAATACGCCAAACAGACTTTAAGACCTGTTTCGCATATAAAACAATAAGCGGTTGAAAATTATAGGATTAACTCCTAAGTTTTTTATAACCCTTTACTCAGGAAGAAGTAGATGAGCAATATAGAAAAAGTATATGGATTTAATACGCCCCAGCGGCTCTTTGTTGGTTACACACTTGCGGTACTTGTCGATCTAACGGTTCTCAATTTTTTTGACGAATACTGGGACTTCGTCAATATTGAATCATTTACCATCTCATTTGCGGCCGCCATTTTATTACAGTTGTTACTCAAGCTATCCATTGGTTTAGAACACAAATTGGCCGACTATTTCAAAGCTAAACCAGGCACTGCACCCAAAGTTTATCGAGGTTTATCGAGTTACGTCATTTTGGTTGGGTCTAAGTTTGTGATGTTGGAAGCCATCAATATCTTGTTTGGCGATAAAGTCGACTTCACGGGCCCATGGAATGGCGCGGTGGCATTTTTTGCCGTGGTGTTCTCGATATTAGTCGCAGAGATTATTGTTTCAAAAATCTACTTTGCACTTGATGATACGCCCAAAGCAGAGAAAGCATAACCGCTTTTGATACAGACCTAAGACAAAAAAAGTGAGCCTAATTAGGCTCACTTTTTCATATCCAAACCTGGTTATAAACAAGGAGAATTAGATAAAGATTCTCGCACGAACACCAAACACCCAAGCGCTGCTTTCATTGGAGAACGCTGGATCTTTAATGTATTGAATATCAGGTGTCACTTGGATGAAATCGTTAAGTTGCATGTTGTAGTAAATTTCAGCCGTCCATTGCTCTGTATTACCGCTTATTGCTTTCGCATCAGCTGCAAAAGAATCACCATTCACTTCCGCCCAGTTTAGCGCCACACCTAAATTATTCGTCGGTTTTCCTAACCCGAAATATCCCATACCAACAGAGATTGATTTATCGTAAAGGGCAACATCCCCTTCTGAGAAACCACCTCGCACAAACGGCATAACTTGCGGCGTCATAAACTGGCTCCATGAGAAGTTGACACCTGAGCCACCTTCAGTTGCAAGGCTATTACTGTGGCGAGTATCGTCACCAAAATCCCAGAACGTCACATGGACGTTATCGGTATAAATCAGATCTTGTGAAGCAGTCCAACCTAATTCAAGTGTTGTAAAGTAAGACGCATCACTACCAAAAGCGCTATCAAAGCCATCAAAAATATCATCTGACTGACCATTTGCATCAGCGATACCACCGACCACATAAAAGTTTTCGCCTAGCATATGACCGGCAGAAAGGGCCAATACACCGTCATCCGGTAAGCCCATCGCACCTGAGCCTGTCGAGAATACCAAGTTAGTAAAGCCAGACCACGGGCTTGCTAGAGCGTAAACATCCGCATAGTTCGTTACATCCTGCCAACCGACAACAATAGTCCCTTTGCCATCATTGATTTTTTGCTTCCAATTTAAGTCCGTAACACGGAACCCTTGGTCACTGTATGCAGGGCCAATTGCACCAACATAGCCAAGCGGGCCGAATGAATAGTCTTTTGGCGCAGTATCACCATAGGCATGCCTATGTTCCACCTTCCAAACCAGGCTACCTGAGTTCAGTGTGTCCTTACCTAATAGATGCCATGAACCGTATAATCGTGCCACACCCGACGATGCATCAACGCTATCGCCGCCAACCCCATCCCCAGAGGTCAGCCCCAAAGCAAAGTAATCCGCACCAAATGTAAAACCATCTTCAGCTAATGACTCCCTCCAAGATTTCTTTTGTGCTTTCTGCTCTGCAATTGTATTTTCAACAGAATCTGGGCCTTCAAAGTTAGCGCCGTAAACAACGCCGCTCATTGTGCTCGCTGCCATCACAATTGCCATACTTACTATAGAGAATCTTGAGTTCATCATGTCACCAGTGCTTTTTAAGTTAGTTTTATTTTATTCATTACTCACATTGAAAATTGTCATTTGATGACACTGAGTGATTTAGATACTTCCAACAATAGATTGTATTCAACTAGACGCACTAGCTAAGGTTGATACTGTTCTATACCGTCCGCTTTCATAGCATAGACCGACTGCACGTTGGCTGCGCCGTCAGAGTAATTCACATTTTCTTTCGATTGGTGCCCTGTTAACTGCCCTTCAACCCAAACCGGCGTCATTAAACTCACCAATTCAATGCCTTGCGGGTAGTCTATCAGCACCAGTTGATTCGCTGGAGGTGGTGGAGTGTGGATACAGGCTCCAGCAGAAGGTACTAAGAAAAACTTGGTCACCTTAGTTCCATCCATTTCAATCGGCGTGATGTAACCAGGGATACGATGTTTACTACCTACCACTTCAGTATTGGGTTTCGAACCCAACGCTTCGCGTTGCTTCATAATCTGTTCACGAGCTACAAATAACGCTTCAACATCGACGTTTTGTTTTCTCAACCTCTCTGTCACTTCAACGATTTCTTGCGTTGCTTCGTCACTTGCCACAAAACCGTCTTTAGACTGAGCCTCTTTAAAGCGAGCAATAGTCGCCATGTCAAACATCTGATTTCTATCTAACTTTTGAAATGGATCCTCCATTAACTCCATATTCGGAACTAACTCATCCCAGTACGTCACTTTTATTTCACTAGCCAATGATGAAAATGACAAACAACAGAACATCAAAAATGAGCATATTGATTTTAAATCAACCATCAAAATCTACTCCAACCAAACACAACAAAAAGGAAGTAGGTAGAGGAAAAGCTCCCCTACCAAATGATTAAAAATCGAATCGGAAATTACATTTCGTTGCGGTATACAACGCCATCTTTCATTACCAATTTGATAGTGTCGATGGTCTTGTATTCAGGATCAGCGTCAAACCATTCCGGAGTCGCGCCTATCACTGCCATGTCTTCCAATGGGTTACCATCAATCAATAAGATATCTGCAACCGCTCCATTTTCAATAACGCCTAATTTCCCTTGTGTGGTGCCTCTAGGGCCTGACATCGCCAACATCTCACCAGCCGTTGAAGTCATTTGTTTCAATACTTCAAAGTTGCTGCCGAAAGCTTGTGTGCGCCAGTAAATTTCGTAACGACGAGCTCGCTCTGCATCGGAATCTGCTCCTACATAGTCAGAGGCGAAAACGACCTTCACATTGTTTTCTAACAATCGTTTACCGTAATCACCGTATTCTTCTTGAAGTTGGGCGACCATTGGCAATTTCTCAGCTGGCATTAACGGGTTTTTCGCTAAATCTGGCGATAATCCCCACATTTGAGGAACAACATATCCGCCTTCTTTGGCAATTCTCTTCATCATTAATAAAGAACCCATGTTCAAAGCTTTTAACGCCACAATCCAATAATCGATTTACCGATCGATCGTTAAAAGTGTGTGCCGCGACATAGGTATTCCAATCTTTAGCGGCTTCAACAATCGCACATGTCTCATCAACCGAGTATTGAGTCGTATCTATTGGGTCAAATCGAGATGAACCACCGCCACCAGCCATGATCTTGATTTGAGTCGCGCCATTTCGTAGGTTCAATCGTGTCGCTTTCAACACTTCTGGTACGCCATCGGCAACCGCACCAATCCCCATACGTTCAAAGTTAGAAATGTCACCCACAGAATTCGGAGTAAAACCTAGGTCACTTCGATCTCGGAAATCACCATGCCCCGATGTTTGAGAGATAAATGCACCAGAAGGATAAATTCGAGGGCCGACAACGTTACCCGCCTCAATTTCACGAGTTAGACCAAAGGCTGGACCACCCATATCACGAACAGTGGTAAAACCATCATCTAAGTAGCGCTTAGCCACTTGAGTCGCATGAATTGAAATGTCAGTGAGGTCTTTATTAGTTTCGATGTCACCAAAATTATAGTTAATCATGACGTGAGCATGGCCATCGATCAGACCCGGCATTAACGTTTTGCCTTCGCCGTCAATCACTACAGCTTCGCCAGCCTCTATCGGGCTCGCAGAGATTTGTTTGATAAGATTATCTTCGACTAATACATGATGGTCTTCGTACAATTTGTTTTCAGTACCATTGAATACATCGACGTTAGTAAATAGCGTTGATGCGGCATTTGCAGAAAGAGCAAATGAACACGAAAGAGCAACAACAGAGAGTTTTAAGCCTGCATTTTTCATTTATACACCTTGATTCCGTTTATGAGTGGAGTCCACTTCCCATAACGATTCCGTAACTACTAATGAGTGTCATGAGGTTTCAAAGGTGTTTTTGTCAGCCGCGATAATCACAAAAATCTAATCAAAATTCCGGGAAAAAATCGAGGCAAAAACAACTCATCAACATTCAATAACTTAGTAGTGATACTGCCAGTGTTCAAGGTTGATAAATGGCCATTTGGTGACAATAAATAATTATGCGTTCAGGCTCCGGTTTCTGCTTAATAGCTGGAGTTTTTACTTATTGGCTAGAGTTTCGCTGCGGAGCTATTATTGCCGAAGCTCTTACTGGTAGCTTGGTACTGTTGCTTACCGAGGTTAGCTGTGCTCTTTTCGGTACTGTCTTGGCGTCATGTTCATCTGTCGTTTAAAGGCTCGGGTAAAGTGGGAAGAATCGGAATAGCCCATCTTCGCGCCTACTTGTGTGATCGATAAATCGGACTGCTTAAGCAATTCTAAAACCTGCTCAAGAACCATCTCTTCAATCAAGGTTTTGTAGACCACCCCTTCACTTTCCAACCG encodes:
- a CDS encoding HlyD family secretion protein produces the protein MSEVKGNKQDDNEESSQPEKGKDKVRKVTNYLLGFVAVTLLFSVIADRIIPITDNARVKGYIVPIKPEVSGKVLDILVQPNQLVNQGDTLALLDKSDYQIAVQQAEQNLEIAGQNVGAQTASIASAQAKLTSAIVERQNTKLQAKRVLEMADKGVVSKSDADKARAALATSRAAVVNAEADLEGAKQQMGKEGEENSQVKAALLALEQAQLNLERTVIKAPTQGGVSNFSLSEGFYASAGQAIMTFVSTEDIWIEAYYRENSLGNVTVGDEVEIALDFAPGQIVKGRVSSIDWGVDWGQNDQAGKLAQASQQTGWLRQTQMLPIMIEFERGDMQGMLRVGGQADVIVYSGDNFVFNAIGKLWIRFISVLSYVR
- a CDS encoding helix-turn-helix domain-containing protein, which encodes MATRSYQVPVIQTSYAKILVQVFTDYGLDLHKLLEDSGLPSDLIESESDFVPSESIKRLIYLTSSQLGVSRFTDVLGLAFKRRIIPYVLHQFTEFETIEDSLKHINTIFSYDSPGSRVDFIQEHGQSWFCRTAPEDSSPMFQWGEVFAITYIIELITILSKSPWQPTKVRLQGHDTDIVKTLLSNHCQLFVDHNSTAVLIPDEILQLPIRLTAKDLSNKPAIIEWHTSFTDSVYELLKPYMKEQDLSLEEAAELLNFSVRTFQRKLKGENTTYRKIKENLMFSVACELMEEGHTLTYISSQLGYTNISHFSRAFKRVSGITPKIYQRSISAQARL
- a CDS encoding sensor domain-containing diguanylate cyclase; translation: MNKLSFDRKIPLYVVSALVLNMLFSLWLLSVASTAAMVMSVCTLFLLSTLITARLYRHEMTQSKNSLSEAIIDGVAGFIILDSQLKIIQVNQQFSRVSGYAFDQVEARPISDLCFMNNNSLIATIATSLKQNYRWKGELSGISRLGEHFTVNAVVEKLTELLPNNEKYVVTFTDISRRKVLERRLRMLVETDSLTGCWNRRRFDKDLNNYSNLAARYGYTHSCLALIDLDHFKAINDNHGHDQGDRALKEVAELLRNNSRDTDIVSRVGGEEFAILMPETNLAEAFEAMHRLKEVITKGTTLNLTVSSGVSEIHTQAEASYRSADRALYRAKGSGRNRVCSSSQGCPEPIVLG
- a CDS encoding Solitary outer membrane autotransporter beta-barrel domain codes for the protein MLSPLSPYPPSIALLLSSLISSSAYGSNEAIQNRLEKIFAASIALTDSDAVSIGFVDFDPNSFINLNDSGFGSDKTIDTRSQVSVGSIPYSSVIQTDDPDLDLIWSVRGSYALSEQDVEVSSDITPDRSVNPNKDSVLGLYGFLGLQSHLNEHWSIAYGLGTHLLYYRNKYEYNNSYSQAFRAQLDGYALNTSAWALVGEPSVKLKYLQKQEWGSWNVSSRARYFYGTGWGEANDGDIGNPEGLRFINELEFRQNVVLDAWSLKNPQIHYNVRRIDVAGDLKEPLDTHYYYEFGTGLVFDVPYDSYFFDNFGVGINFNYGSSLSGGSLLFLLNN
- a CDS encoding carbohydrate porin; this encodes MAASTMSGVVYGANFEGPDSVENTIAEQKAQKKSWRESLAEDGFTFGADYFALGLTSGDGVGGDSVDASSGVARLYGSWHLLGKDTLNSGSLVWKVEHRHAYGDTAPKDYSFGPLGYVGAIGPAYSDQGFRVTDLNWKQKINDGKGTIVVGWQDVTNYADVYALASPWSGFTNLVFSTGSGAMGLPDDGVLALSAGHMLGENFYVVGGIADANGQSDDIFDGFDSAFGSDASYFTTLELGWTASQDLIYTDNVHVTFWDFGDDTRHSNSLATEGGSGVNFSWSQFMTPQVMPFVRGGFSEGDVALYDKSISVGMGYFGLGKPTNNLGVALNWAEVNGDSFAADAKAISGNTEQWTAEIYYNMQLNDFIQVTPDIQYIKDPAFSNESSAWVFGVRARIFI
- a CDS encoding DUF3299 domain-containing protein — translated: MEDPFQKLDRNQMFDMATIARFKEAQSKDGFVASDEATQEIVEVTERLRKQNVDVEALFVAREQIMKQREALGSKPNTEVVGSKHRIPGYITPIEMDGTKVTKFFLVPSAGACIHTPPPPANQLVLIDYPQGIELVSLMTPVWVEGQLTGHQSKENVNYSDGAANVQSVYAMKADGIEQYQP
- a CDS encoding amidohydrolase family protein, which translates into the protein MPAEKLPMVAQLQEEYGDYGKRLLENNVKVVFASDYVGADSDAERARRYEIYWRTQAFGSNFEVLKQMTSTAGEMLAMSGPRGTTQGKLGVIENGAVADILLIDGNPLEDMAVIGATPEWFDADPEYKTIDTIKLVMKDGVVYRNEM
- a CDS encoding metal-dependent hydrolase family protein, translating into MKNAGLKLSVVALSCSFALSANAASTLFTNVDVFNGTENKLYEDHHVLVEDNLIKQISASPIEAGEAVVIDGEGKTLMPGLIDGHAHVMINYNFGDIETNKDLTDISIHATQVAKRYLDDGFTTVRDMGGPAFGLTREIEAGNVVGPRIYPSGAFISQTSGHGDFRDRSDLGFTPNSVGDISNFERMGIGAVADGVPEVLKATRLNLRNGATQIKIMAGGGGSSRFDPIDTTQYSVDETCAIVEAAKDWNTYVAAHTFNDRSVNRLLDCGVKSFEHGFFINDEENCQRRRICCSSNVGIIARFSEKPVNAS